The following proteins come from a genomic window of Solwaraspora sp. WMMA2065:
- a CDS encoding acyl-ACP desaturase, with amino-acid sequence MSQTALLVELEPVVAENLDRHLGLAKEWFPHEYVPWSDGRTFDGLLGGEPWSPEDSQIPDVARTALIVNLLTEDNLPSYHREIATLFGRDGAWGTWVHRWTAEEGRHGTAIRDYLTVTRAVDPVALERARMVHMSNGYANQHDDEVLHSLAYVSFQELATRISHRNTGRATGDPLCERLLARVAADENLHMMFYRNLLGAAFELAPSQAMRAVADVVADFQMPGVGIEGFARKSVAIAMAGIYDLRQHRDEVLAPVLRQWDIWNVTGLDADGESARDQIAAQMTQLDTAASRFEARREERRARGR; translated from the coding sequence ATGTCCCAGACCGCGCTGCTCGTCGAGCTCGAACCGGTGGTCGCCGAGAACCTTGACCGGCACCTCGGCCTGGCCAAGGAGTGGTTCCCGCACGAGTACGTGCCGTGGAGCGACGGGCGGACCTTCGACGGCCTGCTCGGCGGCGAACCGTGGTCGCCGGAGGACTCGCAGATCCCGGACGTCGCCCGTACCGCGCTGATCGTCAACCTGCTCACCGAGGACAACCTGCCCTCGTACCACCGCGAGATCGCCACCCTGTTCGGTCGCGACGGTGCCTGGGGCACCTGGGTGCACCGGTGGACCGCCGAGGAGGGCCGGCACGGCACCGCCATCCGGGACTACCTGACCGTCACCCGGGCGGTCGATCCGGTCGCGCTGGAGCGGGCCCGGATGGTGCACATGTCCAACGGGTACGCCAACCAGCACGACGACGAGGTGCTGCACTCGCTGGCGTACGTGTCGTTCCAGGAGCTGGCTACCCGGATCTCGCACCGCAACACCGGTCGGGCCACCGGTGACCCGCTCTGCGAGCGGTTGCTGGCCCGGGTCGCCGCTGACGAGAACCTGCACATGATGTTCTACCGAAACCTGCTCGGCGCGGCGTTCGAGCTGGCGCCGAGTCAGGCGATGCGGGCGGTGGCCGACGTGGTCGCCGACTTCCAGATGCCGGGCGTGGGCATCGAGGGCTTCGCCCGCAAGTCGGTGGCGATCGCCATGGCCGGCATCTACGACCTGCGTCAGCACCGCGACGAGGTGCTCGCGCCGGTGCTGCGCCAGTGGGACATCTGGAATGTCACCGGGCTGGACGCCGACGGCGAGTCGGCCCGTGACCAGATCGCCGCGCAGATGACTCAACTGGACACCGCCGCGTCCCGGTTCGAGGCCCGGCGGGAGGAGCGGCGCGCCCGCGGCCGGTAA
- the urtA gene encoding urea ABC transporter substrate-binding protein: MVAATACAEDPTSSAGGGGDSDTIKVGILHSLSGTMAISEVTVRDAELLAIEEINAAGGVLGKQIEPVVEDGASDWPTFAEKAQKLISQDKVATVFGGWTSASRKAMLPVFERNKALLWYPVQYEGLESSEYIFYTGATTNQQIVPALDYLAEQGHKTVFLVGSDYVFPRTANKIITAYAEANGMQIVGEEYTPLGHTEYSTVVNKLQQAQPDAVFNTLNGDSNVAFFKQLTSVGVTAETMPTVSVSVAEEEVVGIGPDNVAGHLVAWNYYQTTEGERNTAFVEAFKAEYGAEKVTSDPMEAGYNAVYLWAAAVEAAGSTDVEAVKEAAGGISIEAPEGTVTIDGDNQHVYKTARIGVVQPDGQIQEVWNSGEPIKPDPYLTGYDWAEGLS; encoded by the coding sequence TTGGTTGCCGCGACCGCCTGTGCGGAGGACCCCACGTCCTCGGCCGGTGGCGGCGGTGACTCCGACACCATCAAGGTCGGTATCCTGCACTCGCTGAGCGGCACCATGGCGATCAGTGAGGTCACCGTACGCGACGCAGAGTTGCTCGCGATCGAGGAGATCAACGCCGCCGGTGGCGTGCTGGGCAAGCAGATCGAACCCGTCGTCGAGGACGGTGCCTCGGACTGGCCCACCTTCGCCGAGAAGGCGCAGAAGCTCATATCCCAGGACAAGGTCGCCACCGTCTTCGGTGGCTGGACGTCGGCCAGCCGCAAGGCGATGCTGCCGGTCTTCGAGCGCAACAAGGCGCTGTTGTGGTACCCGGTGCAGTACGAAGGGCTGGAGAGCTCGGAGTACATCTTCTACACCGGTGCCACCACCAACCAGCAGATCGTCCCGGCCCTGGACTACCTCGCCGAGCAGGGGCACAAGACGGTCTTCCTGGTCGGCAGCGACTACGTCTTCCCGCGTACCGCTAACAAGATCATCACCGCGTACGCCGAGGCCAACGGCATGCAGATCGTCGGCGAGGAGTACACGCCGCTGGGCCACACCGAGTACAGCACCGTGGTCAACAAGCTGCAGCAGGCCCAGCCCGACGCGGTGTTCAACACCCTCAACGGCGACAGCAACGTCGCCTTCTTCAAGCAGTTGACCAGCGTCGGAGTCACCGCCGAGACGATGCCGACCGTGTCGGTCAGCGTCGCCGAGGAGGAGGTCGTCGGCATCGGCCCGGACAACGTCGCCGGCCACCTGGTGGCCTGGAACTACTACCAGACCACCGAAGGCGAGCGGAACACCGCCTTCGTCGAGGCCTTCAAGGCCGAGTACGGGGCGGAGAAGGTCACCTCCGACCCGATGGAGGCCGGCTACAACGCGGTCTACCTGTGGGCGGCGGCGGTCGAAGCGGCCGGCAGCACCGACGTCGAGGCGGTCAAGGAGGCCGCCGGCGGGATCAGCATCGAGGCACCGGAGGGCACGGTCACCATCGACGGCGACAACCAGCACGTCTACAAGACGGCCCGGATCGGCGTGGTGCAGCCCGACGGCCAGATCCAGGAGGTGTGGAACTCCGGCGAACCGATCAAGCCGGACCCGTACCTGACCGGCTACGACTGGGCCGAAGGCCTGTCGTAA